One segment of Brassica napus cultivar Da-Ae chromosome C3, Da-Ae, whole genome shotgun sequence DNA contains the following:
- the LOC111204397 gene encoding probable protein phosphatase 2C 25 gives MSCSVCNSPVFSPSSSLFCSKPSIILSSPQETISLTLSHLKPSSPSAAAASLNSPFRLRLQKPPTGFSPASCTGQSPPGGVLKRKRPTRLDIPIGTTGFVAPATPREEGREVEREGDAYSVYCKRGRREAMEDRFSAITNLRGDRKHAIFGVYDGHGGAKAAEFAAKNLDKNVLEAVAGKRDESEIANAVKRGYLTTDAAFLNENDVKGGSCCVTAMFSDGNIVVSNAGDCRAVMSVGGVAEALSSDHRPCRDDERTRIETTGGYVDTFRGVWRIEGSLAVSRGIGDAHLKKWVIAEPETKTLRIDQDHEFLILASDGLWDKVSNQEAVDIARPFCLGTEEKPLLLGCKKLVDLSASRGSLDDISVMLIPLDQFI, from the exons ATGTCTTGTTCCGTCTGCAATTCTCCGGTTTTTTCTCCGTCGTCGTCTCTTTTCTGCAGCAAACCTTCTATCATCCTCTCTTCGCCGCAAGAAACCATCTCTCTCACTCTTTCTCATCTCAAACCTTCCTCTCCTTCCGCCGCCGCGGCGTCCCTCAACTCGCCGTTCCGTCTCCGTTTACAGAAACCTCCGACCGGTTTCTCTCCGGCGTCGTGTACCGGCCAATCTCCTCCCGGAGGGGTTCTGAAACGCAAACGCCCCACGAGGCTTGATATACCGATCGGTACCACCGGTTTCGTTGCTCCGGCGACGCCGAGGGAGGAAGGTAGAGAGGTGGAGAGGGAAGGCGATGCTTATTCTGTTTATTGCAAGAGAGGAAGGAGAGAAGCTATGGAGGATCGCTTCTCTGCTATTACCAATCTCCGAGGAGATCGCAAACATGCCATCTTCGGTGTTTACGATGGTCACGGAGGAGCCAAAGCGGCTGAGTTTGCGGCCAAGAACTTAGACAAGAACGTTTTAGAAGCAGTAGCTGGTAAGAGAGACGAGTCAGAGATCGCAAACGCGGTGAAACGCGGTTACTTGACCACAGACGCTGCGTTTCTCAACGAGAATGACGTTAAAGGCGGTTCTTGCTGCGTCACGGCTATGTTCAGCGACGGGAACATCGTTGTCTCCAATGCCGGCGATTGCCGCGCCGTCATGAGTGTTGGAGGCGTCGCGGAGGCTCTTTCTTCCGACCACCGTCCGTGTAGGGATGATGAACGCACAAGAATTGAAACCACG ggCGGATACGTTGATACGTTTCGAGGTGTATGGAGAATTGAAGGATCTTTGGCTGTGTCAAGAGGGATCGGTGATGCTCATCTCAAGAAATGGGTTATAGCCGAACCAGAGACAAAGACGTTGAGAATCGATCAGGACCATGAGTTCTTGATCTTGGCATCTGACGGTCTATGGGACAAAGTGAGTAACCAAGAAGCAGTAGACATTGCTCGTCCCTTCTGCCTAGGAACCGAGGAGAAGCCATTGTTGTTGGGCTGTAAGAAGCTTGTCGATCTTTCGGCTTCACGAGGCTCATTGGATGATATTAGTGTGATGCTGATCCCTTTGGACCAGTTCATATAA
- the LOC111203586 gene encoding MADS-box protein FLOWERING LOCUS C-like, with translation MDNMYRLEKILDRYGKKHADDLNTLDLQSKSLNYSSHHELLELVESKLVESIVDVSVDSLVELEDHLETALSVTRAQKAELMLKLVESLKEKENLLKEENQVLASQIEKKKLEGAEADNIEMSSGQISNIKLPVTLPLLN, from the exons ATGGATAACATGTACAG ACTGGAGAAGATCCTTGATCGATATGGAAAAAAACATGCTGATGATCTCAATACCCTG GATCTTCAGTCAAAATCTCTGAACTATAGTTCACACCATGAGCTACTAGAACTTGTGGAAAG CAAGCTTGTGGAATCAATTGTCGATGTAAGCGTGGATTCCCTCGTTGAGCTAGAAGATCACCTTGAGACTGCCCTCTCTGTAACTAGAGCTCAGAAG GCAGAACTAATGTTAAAGCTTGTTGAAAGTCTCAAAGAAAAG GAGAATCTGCTGAAAGAAGAGAACCAGGTTTTGGCTAGTCAG ATTGAGAAGAAAAAACTTGAGGGAGCCGAAGCTGATAATATAGAGATGTCATCTGGACAAATATCCAACATCAAACTTCCTGTAACTCTCCCGCTGCTTAATTAA